The Micromonospora sediminicola genome contains a region encoding:
- a CDS encoding electron transfer flavoprotein subunit beta/FixA family protein has translation MNIVVLVKQVPDSGADRNLRSDDNTVDRGSANNVINEMDEYAIEEALKIKEAHGGEVTILTMGPDRATESIRKALSMGPDKAVHVVDDALHGSCAVATSKVLAAALGQLNADLVICGAESTDGRVQVMPHMIAERLGVAALTGARKLTVDGSTLTAERQTEEGYEVVTASTPAVVSVWDTINEPRYPSFKGIMAAKKKPVQTLSLGDLGVAPAEVGFDGATSAVVEHSKRPPRSGGEKITDEGEGGVKLVEFLATEKFV, from the coding sequence ATGAACATCGTCGTACTCGTCAAGCAGGTGCCCGATTCGGGCGCGGACCGCAACCTGCGTTCAGACGACAACACCGTCGACCGCGGTTCGGCGAACAACGTCATCAACGAGATGGACGAGTACGCCATCGAGGAGGCGTTGAAGATCAAGGAGGCGCACGGCGGCGAGGTCACCATCCTGACCATGGGTCCGGACCGGGCGACCGAGTCGATCCGCAAGGCGCTCTCCATGGGGCCGGACAAGGCCGTCCACGTCGTCGACGACGCGCTGCACGGCTCCTGCGCCGTGGCCACCTCGAAGGTGCTCGCGGCCGCCCTCGGGCAGCTCAACGCCGACCTGGTCATCTGCGGCGCCGAGTCCACCGACGGTCGGGTCCAGGTCATGCCGCACATGATCGCCGAGCGGCTGGGCGTCGCCGCCCTCACCGGCGCGCGCAAGCTCACCGTCGACGGCTCGACCCTGACCGCCGAGCGGCAGACCGAGGAGGGCTACGAGGTGGTCACCGCCTCGACCCCGGCCGTCGTGTCCGTCTGGGACACCATCAACGAGCCGCGCTACCCGTCCTTCAAGGGCATCATGGCCGCCAAGAAGAAGCCGGTGCAGACGCTCTCCCTGGGCGACCTGGGCGTGGCCCCGGCCGAGGTGGGCTTCGACGGCGCCACCAGCGCCGTGGTCGAGCACTCGAAGCGCCCGCCGCGCTCCGGCGGCGAGAAGATCACCGACGAGGGCGAGGGCGGCGTCAAGCTGGTCGAGTTCCTCGCCACCGAGAAGTTCGTGTGA
- a CDS encoding RNA polymerase sigma factor: MTAARQGPEPPGEDDLATRFRDGDEAALREAYDRYGRAVLHLATTTLVNRSDAEDVTQATFVAAWLGRETFDPAKGSLIGWLLGIGRRKVIDRIRASARETRVVETVRQLPEPVSTGPDPDTVVDRLVVADELARLPDEQRRMLELAFYDDLTHQQIATVTGVPLGTVKSHIRRGMQSLKRRWEVDGAAPGPRPAGLSGAR; encoded by the coding sequence GTGACGGCGGCCAGGCAGGGCCCCGAACCGCCCGGCGAGGACGACCTCGCGACGCGGTTCCGCGACGGCGACGAGGCCGCCCTGCGAGAGGCGTACGACCGGTACGGCCGAGCGGTGCTGCACCTGGCCACCACGACACTGGTCAACCGGAGCGACGCCGAGGACGTGACGCAGGCGACCTTCGTGGCCGCCTGGCTCGGCCGGGAGACGTTCGACCCGGCGAAGGGATCACTGATCGGCTGGCTGCTCGGCATCGGGCGGCGCAAGGTGATCGACCGGATCCGGGCCTCGGCCCGGGAGACCCGGGTGGTCGAGACGGTCAGGCAACTGCCCGAGCCGGTCTCCACCGGCCCCGACCCCGACACGGTGGTCGACCGGCTGGTGGTCGCCGACGAGCTGGCCCGGCTCCCCGACGAGCAGCGTCGGATGCTGGAGCTGGCGTTCTACGACGACCTGACACACCAGCAGATCGCGACCGTGACCGGAGTGCCGCTCGGCACGGTGAAGAGCCATATCCGACGCGGCATGCAGAGCCTGAAGCGCAGATGGGAGGTGGACGGTGCAGCACCTGGACCACGACCGGCTGGTCTTTCTGGCGCTCGGTGA
- a CDS encoding DUF4397 domain-containing protein produces MQLAMFRRVAAGGAVAALTFAGVGAATMSPAYAASSKVSVVHGIPDTPVDVYVNGKKTLDNFKPGDVAGPLTLPEGEYDIALTKPGEAIDKAILKVDDAEVPGGANISLAAHLSADGKPQITPFVNDVSKVGAGKARLIVRHTAAAPAVDVRAGGKPVFEGLTNPKEAKADVAAGSVKADVVLAGTDTVAIGPADLNLKEGTATIVYAIGSADAKNLDLVAQTISGLHSAPGGVPSGTGGQAGTGVDTWWYVLAGAGVLLLVGGGARVATARAGRR; encoded by the coding sequence ATGCAGCTCGCCATGTTCCGTCGGGTCGCCGCGGGCGGCGCGGTGGCCGCCCTCACCTTCGCCGGTGTCGGCGCCGCCACCATGAGCCCGGCCTACGCCGCCTCGTCGAAGGTCTCCGTGGTGCACGGCATCCCGGACACCCCGGTCGACGTGTACGTCAACGGCAAGAAGACGCTGGACAACTTCAAGCCCGGCGACGTGGCCGGCCCGCTGACCCTGCCCGAGGGGGAGTACGACATCGCCCTGACCAAGCCCGGTGAGGCGATCGACAAGGCGATCCTCAAGGTCGACGACGCCGAGGTGCCGGGCGGGGCGAACATCAGCCTCGCCGCCCACCTGAGCGCCGACGGCAAGCCGCAGATCACCCCGTTCGTCAACGACGTGTCCAAGGTGGGCGCCGGCAAGGCCCGGCTGATCGTCCGGCACACCGCCGCCGCGCCGGCCGTCGACGTGCGGGCCGGTGGCAAGCCGGTCTTCGAGGGCCTGACCAACCCCAAGGAGGCCAAGGCCGACGTGGCCGCCGGCTCCGTGAAGGCGGACGTGGTGCTCGCCGGCACCGACACCGTCGCCATCGGCCCGGCCGACCTGAACCTCAAGGAGGGCACCGCCACCATCGTCTACGCGATCGGCTCCGCCGACGCCAAGAACCTGGACCTGGTCGCGCAGACCATCAGCGGTCTGCACTCGGCGCCGGGCGGCGTGCCCAGCGGCACCGGCGGTCAGGCCGGCACCGGCGTGGACACCTGGTGGTACGTGCTGGCCGGCGCCGGCGTGCTGCTGCTGGTCGGCGGCGGGGCGCGGGTGGCCACCGCCCGGGCCGGTCGCCGGTGA
- a CDS encoding anti-sigma factor, translated as MQHLDHDRLVFLALGESEAADGEATHLDTCGHCRGELETLQHVAGLGAGTQGLTDLPDPPEHVWQGIVAEIRAAEELPTLADRRPPRAGEQVAVQERPVTTARRRGRRWPGWATTAVTATAAAVIGVVGTAAVLGTGGDEPAPQPTVLASAPLAAFGATPKDASGDARVLGDNQLHLHVANLPNVPGYYEVWLIDPKTMEMFSVGTLSNGSGDALLPIPPNVDLRTYSVVDISAEQYDNNTRHSGDSLVRGTLTG; from the coding sequence GTGCAGCACCTGGACCACGACCGGCTGGTCTTTCTGGCGCTCGGTGAGAGTGAGGCGGCCGACGGTGAAGCCACCCATCTCGACACCTGCGGGCACTGCCGGGGGGAGCTGGAGACGCTCCAGCACGTCGCCGGGCTGGGTGCCGGCACCCAGGGTCTGACCGACCTGCCCGACCCGCCGGAGCACGTCTGGCAGGGCATCGTCGCGGAGATCCGGGCCGCCGAGGAGCTGCCCACGTTGGCCGACCGGCGTCCGCCGCGCGCCGGCGAGCAGGTCGCGGTGCAGGAGCGTCCGGTCACCACGGCACGGCGTCGGGGGCGGCGCTGGCCGGGCTGGGCGACCACCGCGGTCACCGCCACCGCCGCCGCGGTGATCGGCGTCGTCGGGACCGCCGCCGTGCTGGGCACCGGCGGCGACGAACCCGCGCCGCAGCCGACGGTGCTGGCCAGCGCGCCGCTGGCCGCGTTCGGGGCGACCCCGAAGGACGCCTCCGGCGACGCCCGGGTGCTCGGCGACAACCAGTTGCACCTGCACGTGGCGAATCTCCCGAACGTTCCGGGGTACTACGAGGTCTGGCTGATCGATCCCAAGACGATGGAGATGTTCTCGGTGGGTACGTTGAGCAACGGATCGGGGGACGCGCTGCTGCCCATCCCTCCGAACGTCGACCTGCGCACCTACTCGGTCGTCGACATCAGCGCCGAGCAGTACGACAACAACACCCGCCACTCCGGCGACAGCCTGGTGAGGGGCACCCTGACGGGCTGA
- a CDS encoding electron transfer flavoprotein subunit alpha/FixB family protein — translation MSEVLVVVEATKEFGVKKVTLEMLTLARELGTPSAVVLGGAGAAEALSAKLGEYGAEKIYAAEGEEIDGFLVAPKATVVAELVKRVQPAAVLLASSQEGKEIAARLAVKLDNGILTDVVALDADGTATQVAFAGSTIVKSKVTKGLPLVTVRPNSLNPTPAAATPAVEQLTVSVTDADKLAKVVERVAEQKGSRPELTEASVVVSGGRGVGNADNFKLVEELADLLGGAVGASRAAVDSGFYPHQFQVGQTGKTVSPQLYVALGISGAIQHRAGMQTSKTIVAVNKDAEAPIFELADYGVVGDLFKIVPQAAEEIRKRK, via the coding sequence ATGTCTGAGGTTCTCGTCGTCGTCGAAGCCACCAAGGAATTCGGCGTCAAGAAGGTCACCCTGGAGATGCTCACCCTCGCCCGCGAGCTGGGCACGCCGAGCGCGGTCGTGCTCGGCGGCGCCGGCGCCGCCGAGGCGCTGAGCGCCAAGCTGGGCGAGTACGGCGCGGAGAAGATCTACGCCGCCGAGGGCGAGGAGATCGACGGCTTCCTGGTGGCGCCGAAGGCCACCGTGGTCGCCGAGCTGGTCAAGCGCGTGCAGCCGGCCGCCGTGCTGCTCGCCTCGTCCCAGGAGGGCAAGGAGATCGCCGCCCGCCTCGCGGTCAAGCTGGACAACGGCATCCTGACCGACGTGGTCGCCCTGGACGCCGACGGCACCGCGACCCAGGTCGCGTTCGCCGGCTCCACCATCGTCAAGTCCAAGGTCACCAAGGGCCTGCCGCTGGTCACCGTCCGGCCCAACTCGCTCAACCCGACCCCGGCCGCGGCCACCCCGGCCGTCGAGCAGCTCACCGTGTCGGTCACCGACGCGGACAAGCTGGCCAAGGTCGTCGAGCGGGTCGCCGAGCAGAAGGGCTCCCGCCCGGAGCTGACCGAGGCGTCGGTGGTCGTCTCCGGCGGTCGCGGCGTCGGCAACGCCGACAACTTCAAGCTGGTCGAGGAGCTGGCCGACCTGCTCGGCGGCGCGGTCGGCGCGTCCCGCGCGGCGGTCGACTCCGGCTTCTACCCGCACCAGTTCCAGGTCGGCCAGACCGGCAAGACCGTCTCCCCGCAGCTCTACGTCGCGCTCGGCATCTCCGGCGCGATCCAGCACCGGGCCGGCATGCAGACCTCGAAGACCATCGTCGCGGTGAACAAGGACGCCGAGGCGCCGATCTTCGAGCTGGCCGACTACGGCGTGGTCGGTGACCTGTTCAAGATCGTGCCGCAGGCCGCCGAGGAGATCCGCAAGCGTAAGTGA